In Alkalihalobacterium alkalinitrilicum, a genomic segment contains:
- the mgtE gene encoding magnesium transporter, translating to MVRLNEQTREEYVNHILHVLKENDKAQFREAFLELHPTDQMDIFSNLEKDQRQLMYGYLSAAEFAEVFQELDIDDQKNIALELDDDFIAEMFNNMYADDVADYLAEIKDVKAKAILSAMDKEDADDVKELLSYPPETAGAIMTKEYISIKASQAASEVIDLLREQGPDAETVYYLYVVDEKDKLVGVISLRDLIIAPITEKIENIMSSRVVSIEAHMDQEEVAKLIKKYDFLAAPVVTSTGELIGIVTVDDVMDVLEDEATEDLGEISAVRGATDVNVTAFTAAKKRSPWIILLMFFGLITAGVIGTFEETLEEIVLLAVFIPLIMDSAGNTGTQSLAVTVRALATGTLEKKGLWKTVKREFGTGMMLGLICAVTLILVVPFLYGYMIAFIVGVSLFITLSIATVVGATVPLLINKLKLDPAIASGPFITTVNDILGLLIYFSIATSLIQYL from the coding sequence ATGGTTAGACTTAACGAACAAACACGTGAAGAATACGTCAATCATATACTTCACGTATTAAAAGAAAATGACAAAGCACAATTTAGAGAAGCATTTCTGGAGCTACATCCAACTGATCAAATGGATATTTTCTCCAATTTAGAAAAGGATCAACGTCAGCTCATGTATGGCTATCTTTCAGCTGCTGAATTTGCGGAAGTATTCCAAGAGTTAGACATTGATGATCAAAAAAATATTGCGCTTGAATTAGATGATGATTTTATTGCAGAAATGTTTAATAACATGTATGCCGATGATGTCGCCGATTATCTTGCTGAAATTAAAGATGTAAAAGCAAAAGCAATTCTTAGCGCAATGGATAAAGAAGATGCGGATGACGTAAAAGAATTATTATCATATCCACCAGAAACAGCTGGTGCGATCATGACAAAAGAATATATATCCATAAAAGCGTCGCAAGCTGCATCAGAGGTAATTGACCTTCTACGCGAGCAAGGTCCAGATGCGGAAACGGTATATTATCTATATGTTGTAGATGAGAAAGACAAATTAGTAGGAGTAATTTCGTTGCGTGATCTCATCATTGCACCAATTACAGAAAAAATTGAAAACATTATGAGCTCTCGAGTTGTTTCAATTGAGGCGCATATGGACCAAGAAGAAGTGGCAAAGTTAATTAAGAAATATGATTTTCTTGCTGCACCAGTTGTTACAAGCACGGGAGAGTTAATAGGTATCGTAACCGTCGATGATGTAATGGATGTATTAGAAGATGAAGCAACCGAAGATTTAGGAGAAATTTCTGCAGTAAGAGGGGCAACGGATGTTAATGTCACCGCATTTACTGCAGCGAAGAAACGTTCCCCGTGGATTATCCTATTAATGTTTTTTGGATTGATTACGGCTGGCGTAATTGGCACATTTGAGGAAACACTTGAGGAAATCGTTCTTTTAGCCGTGTTTATTCCGTTAATTATGGACTCTGCAGGTAATACAGGTACACAGTCTCTTGCAGTTACTGTCCGTGCATTAGCAACAGGAACATTAGAGAAAAAAGGATTATGGAAAACGGTTAAGCGTGAGTTTGGAACAGGTATGATGTTAGGACTAATATGTGCCGTGACATTAATTCTTGTTGTTCCGTTCCTTTATGGCTATATGATTGCCTTTATTGTTGGTGTTTCTTTATTCATAACCTTAAGTATCGCAACGGTTGTTGGTGCAACTGTACCGCTACTTATTAATAAATTAAAGTTAGATCCTGCGATTGCATCAGGTCCATTTATTACAACCGTAAATGATATTTTAGGGTTACTCATTTATTTTTCAATTGCAACTTCTTTAATTCAATATTTATAA
- a CDS encoding MgtC/SapB family protein, with the protein MKLSFALLLGLLIGIDRQLKHKPLGLKTSMVICVASCLITIVSVESFHRYATPTFNTMDPMRLAAQIVSGVGFLGAGVILRRNNDVISGLTTAAMIWAASGLGIAIGAGFYAEALYVVLLLIVAVNTLPFFVKRIGPSTLSKRDVSVKIVMEQNMKMTELLRAIERKGDSLKERKNYEINIRNVKIKDLENGNQQIDLVISAPEKQYTTEIYYLFKKIDHVLTVDVEHL; encoded by the coding sequence ATGAAACTTTCTTTTGCTCTTTTACTCGGACTTTTGATTGGAATTGATCGGCAGCTCAAGCATAAGCCACTTGGCTTAAAGACAAGCATGGTCATTTGTGTAGCGAGTTGTCTCATAACTATCGTATCAGTTGAATCATTTCATCGTTATGCAACGCCTACCTTTAATACTATGGATCCGATGCGATTAGCAGCGCAAATCGTAAGTGGTGTCGGTTTCTTAGGTGCAGGGGTAATACTAAGACGAAATAACGATGTCATTTCAGGTTTAACGACGGCAGCGATGATTTGGGCTGCTTCAGGACTTGGAATTGCGATCGGGGCTGGATTTTATGCTGAGGCACTTTATGTAGTCCTTCTTCTTATTGTAGCAGTGAATACCCTTCCTTTTTTTGTGAAGAGAATTGGCCCGAGTACATTGAGTAAACGAGATGTCTCAGTAAAAATTGTGATGGAACAGAATATGAAAATGACCGAGCTATTGCGAGCGATTGAACGAAAAGGAGATAGCTTAAAAGAAAGAAAAAATTACGAAATCAACATTCGTAATGTGAAAATTAAAGATCTTGAAAACGGAAATCAACAAATCGATCTAGTCATTTCAGCTCCTGAAAAGCAATATACAACTGAAATTTACTATTTATTTAAAAAAATTGACCACGTATTAACGGTTGATGTGGAACATTTATAA
- the mgtE gene encoding magnesium transporter — MVMLNFKNREEYTFYLQLYLKQEKREEFCKDFLSLHPTDQIDIFQEFSEIQRKLVYQYLSTEELSNIFVGLPVKQQKIVISELDEHLVPTLLEELSADDVTDFLSEIPDHIANYFLERMSKEDADNIKKLLSYHHDTAGSLMTTEFITALETETAEHIMERLRTEAKDAETIYYIYVTDEKMVLKGVLSLREMILAEPLDMVANIMKNRFISVLPSTDQEQVAEVIKNYDLIAVPVVTEKDVIIGIVTVDDVMDIVEEETTEDIEDLMATKGSVDLEVGPLIAAKRRLPWLIILMILGIGTAGIIGQFESTLAEMTILAIFIPLIADMGGNTGTQSLAVVVRSIALGNLDEQNIFRKLLKREALTGLIMGVCCGVIAFLIALIFDISGMYFGVVVGISLFFTIVISTITGTIIPWVVHRLKIDPAVASGPFITTINDIVGLFIYFSVATTLLQYV, encoded by the coding sequence ATGGTGATGCTAAATTTTAAAAACAGAGAAGAATATACATTTTATTTACAATTATATTTAAAACAAGAGAAAAGAGAAGAATTTTGTAAAGATTTCCTTTCTCTTCATCCAACGGATCAAATCGACATCTTTCAAGAATTTAGTGAGATCCAAAGAAAGCTCGTTTATCAATATTTATCAACAGAGGAACTCTCAAATATTTTTGTAGGGCTTCCAGTAAAACAACAGAAAATTGTCATTTCAGAGTTAGATGAACACTTGGTCCCCACGTTACTAGAAGAACTTTCTGCAGATGATGTGACCGATTTTTTAAGTGAAATACCAGACCACATTGCCAATTACTTTTTAGAGCGAATGAGTAAAGAAGACGCAGATAATATTAAAAAGCTGTTATCTTATCACCATGATACGGCGGGCTCCTTAATGACGACGGAATTTATTACGGCATTAGAAACGGAAACCGCCGAGCATATTATGGAGAGATTACGAACGGAAGCAAAAGATGCTGAAACGATTTACTATATTTATGTGACAGATGAGAAGATGGTCTTAAAAGGAGTTCTTTCTTTAAGAGAAATGATCTTAGCTGAACCACTTGATATGGTTGCAAATATAATGAAAAATAGGTTTATTTCAGTACTACCATCAACTGACCAAGAGCAAGTAGCAGAAGTTATTAAAAACTATGATTTAATAGCCGTTCCCGTCGTGACTGAAAAAGACGTTATCATAGGAATTGTAACAGTGGACGATGTGATGGATATTGTTGAAGAAGAAACGACTGAAGACATTGAAGACTTAATGGCGACGAAAGGTTCTGTTGATCTTGAAGTCGGTCCTCTAATAGCCGCTAAACGGCGCTTACCGTGGTTAATTATCTTAATGATATTAGGAATCGGTACAGCAGGTATTATCGGACAATTTGAAAGTACATTAGCTGAAATGACCATATTAGCGATATTTATTCCGTTAATTGCTGATATGGGCGGTAACACTGGTACGCAATCATTGGCAGTTGTAGTAAGGAGTATTGCACTTGGTAATTTAGACGAACAAAATATTTTTCGTAAATTGTTAAAAAGAGAAGCGTTAACAGGATTAATTATGGGAGTTTGTTGCGGTGTTATTGCGTTTCTAATTGCTTTAATTTTTGATATTAGTGGAATGTATTTTGGTGTAGTAGTCGGTATTTCATTGTTTTTTACTATTGTTATATCGACGATTACAGGAACAATTATTCCTTGGGTTGTTCATCGTTTAAAAATAGATCCTGCCGTTGCTTCAGGACCATTTATTACAACGATCAATGATATTGTTGGGTTGTTCATTTATTTTTCAGTTGCTACTACCTTGCTTCAATATGTTTAA
- a CDS encoding MgtC/SapB family protein, translating to MKKILHDVINYEIFVKMSFAAVAGLVIGLERELKGKPLGLKTCLIVSVISCLLTVVSFESAFLYSKEYSRPMDPGRIPSYIISGIGFLGAGVILRRSNEAISGLTTAALVLGSAALGITIGAGFYIEALTGVIFIIIGMKVIPYLFNKLGPKKLNEKEIKIKLYIKMATDLTTLLKEMKSKDLGIKHVKIKEEGADDIIITCIVTVHKKVYTTDIYYSIKSLNGVIKVEAESLE from the coding sequence GTGAAGAAGATATTACATGATGTAATTAATTATGAAATTTTTGTAAAAATGAGTTTTGCTGCCGTAGCTGGATTAGTAATAGGTTTGGAGAGAGAACTTAAGGGGAAACCATTAGGATTAAAAACTTGCCTAATTGTATCTGTAATATCTTGTTTACTAACCGTCGTATCATTTGAGTCGGCTTTTTTATATTCTAAGGAGTATTCACGACCAATGGACCCAGGTCGTATCCCTTCCTATATTATCAGTGGTATCGGTTTTTTAGGTGCTGGTGTAATTCTTCGGAGAAGTAATGAAGCAATCTCAGGCTTAACCACAGCTGCATTAGTCCTAGGTTCAGCAGCGTTAGGAATAACTATTGGTGCAGGTTTTTATATCGAAGCGTTAACAGGTGTAATTTTTATCATTATAGGAATGAAAGTCATTCCCTATCTATTTAATAAGCTCGGACCAAAAAAATTAAATGAAAAGGAAATAAAAATAAAACTATATATTAAAATGGCAACCGATTTAACTACATTACTCAAAGAAATGAAATCAAAAGATCTAGGAATCAAACATGTGAAGATAAAAGAAGAGGGAGCCGACGATATTATTATTACCTGTATTGTGACCGTCCATAAAAAGGTTTATACAACAGATATTTATTATTCCATTAAATCATTAAATGGGGTAATAAAGGTAGAAGCCGAAAGTTTAGAATAA
- the pcp gene encoding pyroglutamyl-peptidase I, which produces MKVLLSGFEPFGDFNVNPTLEIVKALKNQGVEGVEIETIGLPVVYGQCVDTLLIKMEEINPDVVISCGLAFGRAAITPERIGINVQDTAGEGDKGDNQGDKPVDRTIFSDGPDGLFTTLPIRNMVERLVSEGIPAQISNTAGTYICNNTLYGVLHHIQQNELNIKAGFVHFPATPDMVTTRPNIPSMSLNEQIRSLKVMVEAIRDHE; this is translated from the coding sequence ATGAAAGTATTATTATCAGGGTTTGAGCCGTTTGGTGATTTCAACGTAAACCCTACTTTAGAAATAGTAAAGGCATTAAAGAACCAAGGGGTAGAAGGAGTAGAAATCGAGACGATCGGACTACCAGTAGTGTATGGTCAATGTGTAGATACCCTTCTAATAAAAATGGAAGAGATAAATCCAGATGTTGTCATTTCTTGTGGACTTGCTTTTGGACGAGCAGCGATTACTCCGGAGCGAATTGGGATCAATGTTCAGGATACAGCTGGTGAAGGAGATAAAGGCGATAATCAAGGAGATAAGCCGGTCGATCGTACGATTTTTAGTGATGGTCCAGATGGGTTATTTACGACATTACCAATTCGCAATATGGTAGAACGGCTAGTTTCTGAAGGCATTCCAGCGCAAATTTCGAATACGGCTGGTACTTATATTTGTAATAATACATTATATGGGGTCTTGCATCATATTCAGCAAAATGAGTTAAATATTAAGGCTGGGTTTGTTCATTTTCCAGCAACACCAGATATGGTAACAACTCGCCCGAATATACCAAGTATGTCGTTAAATGAACAAATAAGAAGTTTAAAAGTAATGGTTGAAGCGATAAGAGATCATGAGTAG
- a CDS encoding IDEAL domain-containing protein, producing the protein MNKFAIDKKLMKQLAAIRNKKKPSEEILNSLYAQAMLEYSIYEYQKNEICKQIDDALEENNEQRFFVLSTQYNELLDRYRPGKMLFEKGYELDIQFID; encoded by the coding sequence ATGAACAAATTTGCCATTGATAAAAAGCTTATGAAACAATTAGCCGCGATTCGTAACAAGAAGAAGCCTTCAGAAGAAATTCTGAATTCCCTCTATGCCCAAGCGATGCTTGAATATTCAATATACGAGTATCAAAAGAACGAGATTTGTAAGCAGATTGATGATGCATTAGAGGAAAATAATGAACAAAGGTTTTTCGTATTATCAACGCAATACAATGAACTGTTAGATCGTTATCGACCAGGCAAAATGTTATTTGAAAAAGGATATGAATTAGATATACAATTTATTGATTAA
- a CDS encoding FAD/NAD(P)-binding protein, which translates to MFDWLIIGGGIQGCTAAVYLIKQKKVAIENLAIIDPNEKPLSMWLHCTSTIEMPYLRSPSIHHLAPAHFDLEKFSKTASGKPYAAFYKPYDRPGLKLFNNHCEHLFEETTLYNSWIQGRVVQLKKGNKNWQVVLKDGQQLESKNVILAIGLSEHPYWPEWAVMAKENGASISHVFDRERQVPETTKSLIIVGGGITAAHASIKWSRHLPGNVTQISRHPLRVHQFDSDPGWLGPKLMRSFQAVSSYDKRRDMIRQARHRGSLPLDLKAKISKQIKSGALSFLRDEVVGLQINDSMNVVKLLSGDTVNSEHILLATGFHQSPPGIEWLSTTIEERKLRCAACGYPILSNSLQWDEGLYAIGALSELEIGPVARNISGARRGIEKILQSF; encoded by the coding sequence ATGTTTGACTGGCTAATTATTGGTGGAGGTATTCAAGGTTGCACGGCAGCTGTTTATCTCATAAAACAGAAAAAAGTTGCAATTGAAAACTTAGCCATAATCGACCCAAATGAAAAGCCATTATCCATGTGGCTTCATTGTACATCTACTATTGAAATGCCTTATTTACGTTCCCCATCGATTCATCATCTGGCACCCGCTCATTTTGACCTTGAAAAGTTTTCGAAAACGGCAAGCGGAAAGCCTTACGCTGCTTTTTATAAGCCTTATGATCGACCTGGTTTAAAGCTTTTTAACAATCACTGTGAGCACCTATTTGAAGAAACTACACTTTATAATAGTTGGATTCAAGGCAGAGTCGTTCAGTTAAAGAAAGGTAATAAAAATTGGCAAGTTGTCCTTAAGGATGGTCAACAGCTTGAAAGCAAAAATGTTATATTAGCCATTGGATTGAGTGAACATCCATACTGGCCTGAGTGGGCGGTTATGGCTAAGGAAAACGGTGCTTCTATTTCACATGTGTTCGACCGTGAACGACAGGTACCGGAGACGACCAAATCCTTAATAATTGTCGGTGGTGGGATTACAGCTGCCCATGCGTCCATCAAATGGAGCCGTCATCTTCCAGGAAACGTGACTCAAATTTCAAGACATCCGCTTCGAGTCCACCAATTTGACTCTGACCCTGGATGGCTTGGTCCAAAATTAATGAGAAGCTTCCAAGCCGTTTCGAGTTATGACAAGCGACGAGATATGATACGTCAAGCTAGGCATAGAGGTTCACTCCCCCTTGACCTTAAAGCGAAAATTAGTAAACAAATAAAAAGCGGCGCTCTGTCCTTTTTACGTGATGAAGTTGTGGGTCTACAAATAAACGACTCCATGAATGTAGTTAAGTTACTGTCTGGTGATACGGTTAACAGTGAACATATTCTTCTTGCAACTGGTTTTCATCAATCACCACCTGGCATTGAATGGCTAAGTACAACGATTGAAGAACGCAAGCTTCGATGTGCTGCGTGCGGCTATCCTATATTGTCTAATTCATTACAATGGGATGAAGGATTATATGCTATTGGTGCACTTTCTGAACTTGAGATTGGACCTGTCGCAAGAAATATATCGGGTGCGCGCCGTGGAATTGAAAAAATACTACAGTCCTTTTAA
- the dcd gene encoding dCTP deaminase — MILSDKTINEMLNKGELSIEPLVDGQVQPASVDIRLGTHFLKIDENAIESISLDKEAKYIEFESDEVVIPSNSFLLATTKEYIKLPNHVTAFVEGRSSIGRMGLFIQNAGWVDPGFEGEITLELYNANRLPIKLKSGRRICQLVFALMDQEAKTPYQGKYQGQRQAVGSRIYKDID, encoded by the coding sequence ATGATCTTATCAGATAAAACAATAAATGAAATGTTAAACAAGGGAGAGCTTTCAATAGAGCCTTTAGTGGATGGACAAGTACAACCCGCTTCTGTAGACATTCGTTTGGGAACACACTTTTTAAAAATTGATGAAAATGCCATCGAATCGATATCACTTGATAAAGAAGCTAAGTATATTGAATTTGAAAGTGATGAAGTTGTCATTCCATCAAACTCATTTCTATTAGCAACAACGAAAGAATATATAAAGCTCCCAAACCATGTAACCGCATTTGTAGAAGGGCGAAGTTCAATTGGAAGAATGGGATTATTTATTCAGAATGCTGGCTGGGTCGACCCTGGCTTTGAAGGTGAAATTACATTAGAGCTATATAATGCGAACCGACTTCCTATTAAATTGAAGTCAGGGCGTCGAATTTGTCAGCTCGTTTTTGCATTAATGGATCAAGAAGCAAAAACACCTTATCAAGGAAAATACCAAGGACAACGTCAAGCTGTAGGAAGTCGAATTTATAAAGATATCGATTAG
- a CDS encoding class I adenylate-forming enzyme family protein, translated as MLTIGTFFKQNNLKYGNKIAIIDRDQTLTYQELNERANRLANALVKKGYQKGDKIAVLMKNHAAYIEIIGALAKIGVIIVPINYRLLRKDVQYIINHSKCRAVITTGEYESLIRSVIPATPQLDTLLMLGSEGEYPFHQYEPFLQSGSNEEPDVEIHENDPFYFGYTSGTTGKPKAVVISHRSRVLTGIVAATEYKVAEDDVHIVAGPIYHAAPWIFLLMQLIVGGTIIIQETFDPEEFLQLTEKYQATNTFLAPTMFNFIVNLPTDIKQKYNHESMRVLISAGAPLPTQTKNDVLKYFIDADLHEFYGSTESGITLNIKPKDIRQKEACVGLPFPMVECLLLDDQKNPMARGEVGELYIKAPYLLDEYYQNDQTNQDAFYGNYFTVGDMARQDDDGYYYIVDRKKDMLISGGVNIYPREIEEFLYTNAGILEVAVIGVPDPVWGEAVKAIVVPKAGVSLTEEEIISYCEGRLASYKKPKSVDFVSVLPRNPSGKILKTDLRAPYWQGQGKRI; from the coding sequence ATGCTAACTATCGGAACTTTTTTCAAACAAAATAACTTGAAGTATGGAAATAAAATTGCCATCATCGATCGTGACCAGACCCTTACATATCAAGAATTAAACGAAAGAGCAAATCGATTGGCAAATGCTCTTGTTAAAAAAGGCTATCAAAAAGGTGACAAAATTGCAGTGCTTATGAAGAATCATGCCGCTTATATTGAAATAATTGGTGCACTTGCAAAAATTGGTGTCATCATCGTTCCCATTAACTACCGACTTCTTCGTAAAGATGTTCAATATATTATTAACCATTCCAAATGTCGTGCGGTTATTACAACAGGAGAATATGAAAGTCTCATTCGTTCTGTTATCCCTGCTACTCCCCAGCTTGACACGTTACTTATGCTTGGAAGTGAGGGAGAATATCCCTTTCATCAATACGAGCCATTCCTTCAATCTGGTTCCAACGAAGAACCCGACGTAGAAATTCATGAAAATGATCCCTTTTATTTTGGCTATACTTCTGGAACAACAGGAAAACCTAAGGCCGTTGTCATTTCTCATCGTTCTCGTGTACTTACTGGCATCGTGGCTGCCACTGAATACAAAGTGGCCGAAGATGATGTTCATATTGTTGCTGGCCCAATTTATCATGCAGCACCATGGATTTTCTTACTAATGCAACTCATTGTTGGTGGTACGATCATTATTCAAGAAACATTCGATCCCGAAGAATTTTTACAACTTACGGAAAAATACCAGGCAACAAACACATTTCTGGCACCAACTATGTTTAATTTCATCGTGAACCTCCCGACTGATATTAAGCAAAAGTATAATCACGAGTCGATGCGGGTACTGATTTCAGCTGGTGCTCCCTTGCCAACACAAACAAAAAATGATGTGCTTAAATATTTTATTGATGCTGATCTTCATGAGTTTTACGGGTCCACAGAGAGTGGAATTACTTTAAATATTAAACCAAAGGATATTCGGCAAAAAGAAGCTTGTGTAGGACTTCCATTTCCAATGGTTGAGTGTTTACTTTTAGATGATCAAAAAAATCCTATGGCAAGAGGAGAAGTTGGCGAACTTTATATTAAAGCCCCTTATTTGCTAGATGAATATTACCAAAATGATCAAACGAATCAAGATGCTTTTTACGGTAATTACTTTACAGTCGGGGATATGGCTCGACAGGATGATGACGGTTATTATTATATCGTGGATCGTAAAAAAGATATGCTGATTAGTGGTGGTGTTAACATTTATCCACGTGAAATTGAGGAGTTTTTATATACAAATGCAGGCATTTTAGAAGTTGCTGTCATCGGTGTGCCTGATCCAGTTTGGGGTGAAGCGGTTAAGGCGATTGTCGTACCTAAAGCAGGTGTTTCCTTAACAGAAGAAGAAATTATCTCCTACTGTGAAGGCAGATTAGCTAGTTACAAGAAGCCTAAATCGGTAGACTTCGTTTCAGTCTTGCCTCGTAATCCGTCTGGTAAAATACTAAAAACAGACCTTCGTGCACCTTACTGGCAAGGTCAAGGAAAAAGGATCTAA
- a CDS encoding sigma-54 interaction domain-containing protein, protein MIRYDINKEILETIIDSAYERIVVVDQSGYITYLNRSYCEFIGVDIEEVIGKHVTDVIENTRMHIVVESGKEEIAQLHYINGTYMIANRVPILRGDEIIGAVGNVIFRDTEEWQQMNTHIKALMSQLEYYRKEWEKTSGAKYDLSDIIGNSEKLQQIHDQVQKVAASDISVLIRGESGTGKELFAHAIHQLSNRSHKPFVKVNCGAIPEHLLESELFGYEEGAFTGARKGGKPGKFQLADSGTIFLDEIGDMPINMQVKLLRVLQEKEVEPVGATKSESIDVRIITATNRPLEKMVKDGKFREDLFYRINVIPLTIPPLRERVEDIIPISNALIEKVTKKIGKRKLLLSPEVEEVLLQHHWPGNVRELENVVEASVHFANGNEITIEALPEYLKETVSLATGEKTLKEILEETERKVIKNMLVKHNYDKLKTAKYLGVSKSSFYEKLAKYKFKY, encoded by the coding sequence ATGATTAGATACGACATAAATAAAGAAATACTTGAAACGATAATTGATTCTGCGTACGAAAGAATTGTAGTGGTTGATCAAAGTGGTTATATTACGTATTTGAATCGGTCGTATTGTGAGTTTATAGGTGTGGATATAGAAGAAGTAATTGGCAAACATGTGACTGACGTGATTGAAAATACGCGAATGCATATTGTCGTTGAAAGTGGTAAAGAGGAAATTGCACAACTTCATTATATAAATGGTACGTATATGATCGCTAATCGTGTACCTATATTACGTGGTGATGAAATCATCGGGGCAGTTGGTAATGTCATATTTAGAGATACAGAAGAATGGCAACAGATGAACACTCACATTAAAGCATTAATGTCCCAGCTTGAGTATTATCGTAAAGAATGGGAAAAAACATCAGGTGCTAAATATGACTTAAGTGATATTATAGGTAATTCAGAAAAGCTCCAACAGATCCACGATCAAGTACAGAAAGTGGCAGCAAGTGATATTTCTGTTCTCATTCGTGGAGAAAGTGGAACGGGTAAGGAACTTTTTGCTCATGCAATTCATCAGTTAAGCAACCGTAGTCATAAACCGTTTGTTAAAGTGAATTGTGGAGCAATACCAGAACATCTTCTGGAATCAGAGCTATTCGGCTATGAGGAAGGTGCATTTACAGGAGCTAGAAAGGGTGGTAAGCCAGGCAAATTTCAACTTGCTGATTCAGGAACAATTTTTCTTGACGAAATTGGTGATATGCCGATTAATATGCAGGTAAAACTGTTACGTGTTTTGCAAGAAAAGGAAGTCGAGCCTGTTGGGGCAACGAAGTCAGAGTCTATTGATGTTCGAATTATTACGGCGACTAACCGTCCCTTAGAAAAGATGGTGAAAGATGGCAAGTTCAGAGAAGATTTATTTTATCGAATTAATGTTATTCCTTTGACAATCCCTCCATTACGAGAGCGAGTAGAAGACATTATCCCTATTTCTAACGCTCTTATCGAAAAAGTAACCAAAAAAATTGGAAAGCGAAAACTACTTCTTTCCCCAGAAGTTGAAGAAGTATTGCTGCAACATCATTGGCCAGGTAATGTGAGAGAGTTAGAAAATGTAGTTGAGGCATCCGTACATTTTGCAAATGGCAATGAAATTACTATAGAAGCATTGCCTGAATACTTAAAAGAAACCGTAAGTCTTGCAACTGGTGAAAAAACGTTGAAAGAAATACTTGAGGAGACGGAAAGAAAAGTCATTAAGAATATGTTGGTCAAGCATAACTATGATAAGTTAAAGACGGCTAAGTATTTAGGTGTAAGTAAATCGAGTTTTTATGAAAAGCTGGCGAAATATAAGTTTAAATATTAA